Proteins found in one Primulina eburnea isolate SZY01 unplaced genomic scaffold, ASM2296580v1 ctg884_ERROPOS889272+, whole genome shotgun sequence genomic segment:
- the LOC140822537 gene encoding uncharacterized protein, which translates to MAHTRKTNQNTFRVQGVDANHSRQEDAPPDLITMTPAEFDRRINEAVERAMARREASHHDIPLEKEPEKEQEQQQELREEEKRGEVEESSAGSKSPTMVEEMLELKQKMKVLEGQLENRGSSRTFVKGCPFVEAIIREPLLGNFKSAKVRAYDGNEEPEEHLARFENMAMLHCYTDRIKCKVFLTTLVDSAQRWFDGLAPLSIKSFEDFQKAFLHHFSSSKKYKKTAFSLFEVRQRPEESLRMYNKRFNKVALDVPTCAAETKTTAFTQGLKESEFFKSLTKKVPEDFEDLLSRAEKYINMEEAQKQKREAIRKERGDRAPKPEERGPRRGNPGHFSPHVPLKIIREREVQECSRDPVPSHQLSQPGKSGFCTRHDVCQHSTENCKALKRSYVPPTNQGHDQYTKRSRGPPWTPRPPVSHARVDSRNNPGNHMGRRREPEPEKRSPSSPVAGLIKMISGGSTDGDSNRARKSRSRRECLEVEGSRRNEAVISFGPEDLKGINMPHNDALVIQARVANYDILRVFVDSGSSVNVIF; encoded by the coding sequence atggctcaCACGAGGAAAACTAACCAGAACACTTTCCGGGTCCAAGGAGTTGACGCGAATCATTCAAGACAAGAGGACGCTCCTCCCGATCTTATCACTATGACTCCAGCGGAGTTTGATAGACGCATTAACGAAGCCGTAGAGAGAGCTATGGCTAGGCGGGAAGCTTCCCACCATGATATACCACTCGAGAAGGAACCAGAAAAAGAGCAGGAGCAGCAGCAAGAATTGAGGGAGGAGGAGAAGAGGGGAGAAGTGGAGGAATCCTCTGCTGGTTCTAAGTCACCAACGATGGTCGAGGAAATGCTGGAGTTaaaacagaaaatgaaagtCCTGGAAGGACAGCTGGAAAATCGTGGTTCTTCTCGGACGTTTGTCAAAGGATGCCCGTTTGTTGAGGCTATAATCCGGGAACCTCTTCTTGGAAACTTTAAATCTGCTAAAGTAAGGGCATATGATGGAAATGAGGAACCGGAAGAACACTTGGCCAGGTTCGAGAATATGGCTATGCTGCACTGTTACACCGATAGGATCAAGTGTAAAGTGTTCTTGACCACGCTGGTGGACTCAGCTCAAAGATGGTTTGATGGGTTGGCTCCATTGAGTATTAAATCATTTGAGGATTTCCAGAAAGCCTTCTTACACCATTTCAGCAGCAGTAAGAAGTATAAGAAAACTGCTTTCAGTTTGTTCGAGGTGAGACAGAGGCCGGAGGAAAGTTTGAGGATGTATAACAAAAGGTTTAACAAAGTGGCCTTGGATGTGCCAACTTGTGCTGCAGAGACAAAAACTACTGCCTTCACTCAAGGCTTAAAAGAGAGTGAGTTCTTCAAGTCATTAACGAAAAAAGTGCCTGAAGATTTTGAGGATTTGCTGTCTCGGGCAGAGAAGTATATCAATATGGAAGAAGCTCAGAAACAAAAGAGGGAAGCCATCAGGAAGGAAAGAGGGGACCGGGCACCTAAGCCCGAGGAGAGGGGACCGCGGCGGGGTAATCCAGGACACTTTTCCCCGCATGTGCCTTTGAAAATTATCCGTGAAAGAGAAGTGCAGGAATGCAGTAGGGATCCGGTTCCTAGTCATCAGCTGTCCCAACCCGGGAAAAGTGGATTTTGCACCAGGCATGATGTATGTCAGCATAGCACCGAGAATTGTAAAGCTTTGAAAAGAAGTTATGTCCCACCCACCAATCAGGGGCACGACCAGTACACCAAAAGGTCGAGAGGTCCACCTTGGACCCCCCGGCCACCAGTATCCCATGCTCGAGTAGACTCAAGAAACAACCCGGGAAACCATATGGGTAGGAGGAGGGAGCCGGAACCTGAGAAGAGGAGCCCTTCGTCCCCTGTTGCCGGATTGATTAAGATGATATCGGGAGGATCCACCGATGGAGATTCAAATCGGGCCAGGAAATCAAGAAGTAGGCGGGAGTGTCTGGAGGTGGAAGGATCTAGGAGGAACGAGGCCGTGATCAGCTTTGGCCCGGAGGACCTGAAGGGAATAAACATGCCCCACAATGACGCTTTGGTTATCCAAGCCCGGGTGGCCAATTACGACATTCTGAGAGTCTTCGTGGATTCCGGCAGTTCAGTCAATGTGATTTTCTAA